From a single Adhaeribacter swui genomic region:
- a CDS encoding tellurite resistance TerB family protein, with protein sequence MGLFDTVLKPSQPTVVYTPQSEAEAWIAIMFSCMAVDDDISNAETEKLSQIMVYKALFRNHDTVELYKTAMTRQLQLGSKELIDRSVDKVSAENKPTLFALIVELLLADGILADKEKEITDYLVSALDLDESLATKIIEVILIKNKGNFILQSKA encoded by the coding sequence ATGGGACTTTTTGATACGGTTTTAAAACCTAGCCAACCAACTGTTGTTTACACGCCGCAATCTGAAGCAGAAGCCTGGATTGCTATTATGTTTAGTTGCATGGCCGTAGATGATGATATATCAAACGCGGAAACAGAGAAATTATCTCAGATCATGGTATATAAAGCTTTGTTCCGTAACCATGATACCGTAGAGCTCTACAAAACCGCCATGACCCGCCAGTTACAACTGGGCAGCAAAGAATTAATCGACAGGAGCGTAGATAAAGTATCAGCTGAAAACAAGCCTACACTTTTTGCTTTAATCGTAGAACTGCTACTCGCCGACGGGATTCTGGCAGATAAAGAAAAAGAAATTACCGATTACCTAGTTAGTGCCCTGGATTTGGACGAAAGCTTAGCCACTAAAATTATTGAGGTTATATTGATTAAAAACAAAGGCAACTTTATTCTTCAATCCAAAGCATAA
- a CDS encoding M61 family metallopeptidase, with product MKKNYALAVFFAFLITPLLAATNSYRFTIDLVQVQDDKIKVSLQTPTLQTTETVYNIPKMVPGTYSVDNFGRYVSDFKAYDHTNRLLTSEKLDDNRWRIKNATQLAKITYLIDDTFQDLAAEHQIFEPAGTNIEANQNFLINNHGFMGYFDNLKRLPYEVTVLKPQNFYGSTALKAIKTTPTADTYLVPDYMELVDSPIMYNVPDTTVLKIGGADVLVSVYSPSKVVKANYIGTTIRSTLEAQKNYLGGTLPVERYAFLIYLSDKPNKTGAYGALEHSYSSVYYMPEMAPERIAQLIVSIAAHEFFHIVTPLSIHAEQIHDFDFNNPQMSRHLWLYEGVTEYAATHVQVNQKLITLDDYLNKLRAYIIGASRYNDTLPFTTMSQGVLETYSQEYGNVYQKGALIGLALDLKLRELSGGNYGVRNLMNALAATYGKHKAFTDEELFDKITALTYPEIRAFFRQYVEGNQPLPYTDLFKLVGISYQPVVKEERVSLGPFHLNFDPESQKFIVEEVADGSTPPIKLNLRSGDQLLAINQRTLTQETVNNILRDEVYAHKPGDEIKVLIGRPNKRDKIKIKKLTTPLVETTEEKKYLIAVDPTATPQQKILRDTWLYSN from the coding sequence ATGAAAAAAAATTATGCTTTAGCCGTTTTTTTCGCTTTCCTGATTACTCCCTTACTGGCGGCTACCAATTCATATCGTTTTACGATAGACCTGGTTCAGGTGCAGGACGATAAAATTAAGGTTAGTTTACAAACCCCTACCTTACAAACTACCGAAACCGTTTACAACATCCCCAAAATGGTACCCGGCACGTATTCCGTAGATAATTTTGGCCGATACGTATCCGATTTTAAAGCATATGACCACACCAACCGTTTGCTTACTTCCGAAAAGCTGGATGATAACCGCTGGAGAATAAAAAATGCCACGCAGCTAGCCAAAATAACCTATCTGATTGATGATACTTTTCAGGATTTAGCGGCGGAGCATCAAATTTTTGAACCGGCGGGTACCAACATCGAGGCTAATCAAAATTTTTTAATTAACAACCACGGGTTTATGGGCTATTTCGATAACCTGAAGCGTCTGCCCTACGAGGTTACCGTTTTAAAACCCCAAAATTTTTATGGTTCCACGGCTTTAAAGGCTATTAAAACCACGCCCACCGCCGACACTTACCTGGTGCCGGATTACATGGAACTGGTTGATTCGCCGATAATGTATAACGTACCCGATACCACCGTTTTAAAAATTGGGGGCGCCGACGTTTTAGTTTCGGTGTATTCGCCCAGCAAAGTAGTAAAAGCCAACTACATTGGCACTACCATCCGCTCTACGCTGGAAGCCCAAAAAAATTACTTAGGCGGCACCTTACCCGTAGAGCGTTACGCCTTTTTAATTTACTTATCGGATAAACCAAATAAAACCGGGGCCTATGGTGCCTTGGAACATTCGTATTCGTCGGTTTATTACATGCCCGAAATGGCCCCGGAACGCATTGCCCAGTTAATAGTTAGTATTGCAGCCCACGAGTTTTTTCATATTGTTACCCCTTTAAGCATTCACGCGGAGCAAATTCATGATTTTGATTTTAATAACCCGCAAATGTCGCGGCACTTATGGTTGTACGAAGGCGTAACGGAGTATGCTGCTACGCACGTGCAGGTAAATCAAAAGTTAATTACGCTGGATGATTACTTAAATAAATTACGTGCTTACATTATCGGGGCCAGCCGCTACAACGACACCTTGCCTTTTACCACCATGAGCCAAGGCGTACTCGAAACGTACTCCCAGGAGTACGGCAATGTATACCAAAAAGGAGCCCTAATTGGCTTAGCCCTGGATCTTAAATTACGGGAATTATCCGGCGGGAATTATGGCGTCCGTAACCTTATGAATGCCTTAGCTGCTACTTACGGCAAGCATAAAGCATTTACCGACGAAGAATTGTTCGATAAGATTACCGCGCTTACCTATCCGGAAATCCGGGCTTTTTTCCGGCAGTACGTAGAAGGAAACCAGCCTTTGCCTTACACCGACTTATTTAAATTAGTGGGCATAAGCTACCAGCCGGTTGTTAAAGAAGAAAGAGTAAGTTTAGGTCCGTTTCATTTAAATTTTGATCCGGAGTCGCAGAAATTTATAGTGGAAGAAGTAGCTGATGGCAGCACTCCCCCAATAAAATTAAATTTACGCTCCGGCGATCAGCTACTGGCTATAAATCAAAGAACACTTACCCAAGAAACAGTCAATAATATCCTAAGAGACGAAGTTTACGCACATAAACCCGGCGATGAGATAAAAGTCTTAATTGGGCGGCCCAATAAACGGGATAAAATAAAAATTAAAAAACTTACCACTCCATTGGTAGAAACCACTGAAGAGAAAAAGTATTTAATTGCCGTCGACCCTACAGCTACCCCCCAGCAAAAAATTTTAAGGGATACCTGGTTGTATAGCAATTAG
- a CDS encoding TonB-dependent receptor, protein MRHYFYLLITFISSWAIGLPAVAQKQFTISGTIRADDNNESLIGASAYVAGSNVGATTNAEGFYMFRVVPGTYTLQFSYIGYETVTRQITVSRNLKLNINLPTAGNQLKEVVVEGSGLQQKFSGAQMSVEQLSIREAKLLPALFGEVDILKTLQLKPGVQSGGEGTSGLYVRGGGPDQNLFLLDEATVYNASHLFGFFSVFNSDAVRSVDLYKGGFPAQFGGRLSSVVDVKLREGDKQKFGATGGIGLIASRLTLEGPIKKGKSSFIISGRRTYVDVFTRMANRANEDDPEYNPIPDYYFYDLNAKATFDLSPKDRLFVSGYLGNDIFGFRNSGFKFDFGWGNKAATLRWNHTFHPKLYANTSLSTSSYKYSIANKLDIFSFNLRSDIQDYAAKVDFDYLPNNAHKVKFGAHYTYHKFLVGRLQAGAADNSFNFGAGSKYRGNEIGVYLADDFQPSPIWSFQYGLRYSGFLNGNTYYHALEPRAAVRYSLSENTALKTSFTSMRQYIHLVSNSGASLPTDIWYPSNPVVKPQRSTQVALGFSHLFNGGQFLFTHELYYKWMKNQIDFRDGAQLFVNDNLDEEFLFGRGDSYGSEFYLEKKEGRTTGWLGYTLSWSNRKFAEINNGVRFPTRADRRHDITAVVLHQLNKSWQITGTWVYGTGSAYSLPVGRFGLQGQPGDDISVVPVYLNRNSFRQAAYHRMDIGAVYKLRPRHGESDLTFSVYNAYNRRNPYFVYFDEEKDKQTDLPLAFKAKQVSLFPVIPSITYNFKF, encoded by the coding sequence ATGCGCCATTATTTTTACCTATTAATTACGTTTATTAGTTCGTGGGCGATTGGCTTACCGGCCGTCGCTCAAAAACAATTTACCATTAGCGGCACCATTCGGGCCGATGATAACAACGAAAGCTTAATTGGCGCTTCGGCTTATGTTGCCGGCAGCAACGTGGGCGCTACTACCAACGCCGAAGGATTTTACATGTTCCGGGTAGTGCCCGGTACTTACACCCTACAATTCTCCTACATTGGCTACGAAACCGTTACGCGGCAAATTACGGTGTCGCGCAACCTAAAGCTCAATATAAACCTGCCCACTGCCGGTAACCAGTTAAAAGAAGTAGTAGTGGAAGGCAGCGGTTTGCAGCAAAAATTTTCGGGGGCGCAAATGAGCGTAGAACAACTTTCCATCCGCGAAGCCAAGTTATTACCTGCCTTGTTCGGCGAAGTAGATATTTTAAAAACTTTGCAATTAAAGCCGGGCGTGCAGTCGGGTGGTGAGGGAACTTCGGGTTTATACGTGCGCGGTGGTGGCCCCGATCAAAACTTATTTTTGCTCGACGAAGCTACCGTTTACAATGCCTCGCATTTATTTGGTTTTTTCAGCGTGTTTAACTCCGATGCGGTGCGTAGCGTGGATTTGTACAAAGGTGGTTTTCCGGCGCAGTTTGGGGGGCGCTTATCCTCGGTGGTAGATGTAAAATTACGCGAAGGCGATAAACAAAAGTTTGGCGCAACGGGCGGTATTGGCCTGATTGCTTCGCGGTTAACCCTGGAAGGCCCGATAAAAAAAGGTAAATCGTCGTTTATTATTTCGGGGCGACGCACCTACGTTGATGTATTTACGCGCATGGCCAACCGGGCCAACGAAGACGATCCGGAATACAACCCAATTCCGGATTATTACTTTTACGACTTAAACGCCAAAGCTACTTTTGATCTCTCGCCGAAAGATCGTTTGTTTGTGAGTGGTTACTTAGGCAACGATATTTTTGGGTTCCGGAACAGTGGTTTTAAATTTGATTTCGGTTGGGGCAACAAAGCCGCTACGCTTCGCTGGAACCATACTTTTCACCCGAAATTATACGCTAATACCAGCCTATCTACCTCGAGTTATAAGTATTCCATCGCTAATAAATTGGATATTTTTAGCTTTAACCTACGCTCCGATATTCAGGATTACGCCGCAAAAGTTGATTTTGATTATCTACCCAATAACGCACATAAGGTAAAATTCGGAGCGCATTATACTTACCACAAGTTCTTGGTGGGCCGATTGCAGGCGGGAGCCGCGGATAACAGCTTTAATTTTGGCGCCGGATCTAAGTACCGCGGCAATGAAATTGGCGTGTACCTGGCCGATGATTTTCAACCTTCCCCTATCTGGTCGTTCCAGTATGGTTTGCGTTATTCCGGATTTTTAAATGGCAATACGTATTATCATGCTTTAGAACCCCGGGCGGCCGTGCGTTACAGCCTCTCCGAAAATACGGCTTTAAAAACCAGCTTTACCAGCATGCGGCAATACATCCATCTGGTAAGTAATTCGGGTGCCAGCTTACCTACCGATATTTGGTATCCTTCTAACCCGGTAGTTAAGCCGCAACGTTCTACGCAGGTAGCTTTAGGGTTTAGCCATTTATTTAATGGCGGACAGTTTCTGTTTACCCACGAGTTGTACTACAAATGGATGAAAAACCAGATTGATTTTCGGGATGGCGCACAACTTTTTGTGAATGATAACTTGGATGAAGAATTTTTATTTGGCCGTGGCGATAGTTACGGCAGCGAATTTTACCTCGAAAAAAAAGAAGGTCGCACCACGGGTTGGCTCGGCTACACCTTGTCGTGGTCTAACCGGAAGTTTGCCGAAATCAACAATGGCGTGCGCTTTCCTACGCGTGCCGATCGGCGCCACGATATAACCGCCGTGGTACTGCACCAACTTAATAAAAGCTGGCAAATAACGGGCACCTGGGTTTATGGCACGGGTAGCGCTTATTCTTTGCCGGTAGGGCGTTTTGGCTTGCAAGGCCAACCCGGCGACGATATTTCGGTGGTGCCGGTTTACCTCAACCGCAATTCTTTCCGGCAGGCAGCTTACCACCGCATGGATATAGGCGCAGTTTACAAGTTACGCCCGCGGCACGGCGAGTCGGATTTAACTTTCAGCGTGTACAATGCCTATAACCGCCGCAACCCATACTTTGTGTATTTCGACGAAGAAAAAGACAAACAGACCGATTTGCCTTTGGCTTTTAAAGCCAAGCAGGTTTCCTTGTTCCCGGTAATTCCATCTATAACATATAATTTTAAATTTTAA
- a CDS encoding DUF4249 domain-containing protein: MHGCNLEKDIEVELPSYERQLVVECYLEQGKPARLTLLESTGYLDPPSLDLIPDATVTISHHGITENLKYEPALDDSTGKYYTHTSDYIVQGQPGDVFTLSITDPKGRKLTGTTTILPPVPIDTIEFNFNDRNKAIVVTRFKDNADTEDYYRYSIHRDSLQGGTEISYATSDELSNGEPFVFGTGYDFETGDVIVVTLHHLDKAFFDFQESVDEAKSANGNPFSQPGRVKSTVQGGLGVFTNLVYDRRKLVVPAKK, encoded by the coding sequence ATGCATGGCTGTAACCTGGAAAAAGATATTGAAGTAGAGTTACCGTCTTACGAGAGACAATTGGTAGTTGAATGTTACCTGGAACAAGGCAAACCAGCCCGGCTTACATTACTGGAAAGCACCGGTTACCTAGATCCGCCTTCGCTGGATTTAATTCCGGACGCTACCGTAACTATTTCGCACCACGGCATTACCGAAAATTTAAAATATGAGCCGGCGCTGGATGATAGTACCGGTAAATACTACACCCATACCTCAGATTATATTGTACAAGGCCAACCCGGCGATGTTTTTACTTTATCTATTACCGATCCGAAAGGGCGAAAACTAACCGGGACCACTACTATTTTGCCTCCCGTTCCTATCGATACCATTGAATTTAACTTTAACGATAGAAACAAAGCCATAGTAGTAACCCGTTTTAAAGACAACGCAGATACCGAAGATTATTACCGCTATTCTATTCACCGCGACAGTTTGCAAGGCGGAACCGAAATAAGTTACGCGACTTCGGATGAATTAAGCAACGGCGAGCCTTTTGTTTTTGGTACCGGCTACGACTTTGAAACTGGCGACGTTATCGTTGTTACTCTCCATCACTTAGATAAAGCTTTCTTTGATTTTCAGGAGTCGGTGGATGAGGCGAAGAGTGCCAACGGCAATCCTTTTTCACAACCTGGGCGGGTAAAATCTACCGTACAAGGCGGTTTAGGCGTATTCACCAATTTGGTTTACGACCGACGAAAATTAGTAGTGCCCGCCAAAAAGTAA